The following proteins are encoded in a genomic region of Burkholderia pyrrocinia:
- the mltB gene encoding lytic murein transglycosylase B, with protein sequence MNSSKPAALLPALFRVRVALVAAAVAATLGAAPAGAQTQPAKSAGTLVAQAQPQQPAPQGQTFEEEIVPQRYANNAKVDAFIDEMVSRNGFDSASLHALFSRISYSATAVKLVKPAPSPTVKNWRVYRSRFIEPIRINAGVKFWKANQATLQRASEEFGVPPEVIVGIIGVETIYGRYMGNFRVLDALTTLTFDYPNTPNRDSRQATFRKNLEDFLVWTRDNQLDPTTVLGSYTGAIGIPQFLPSSIREYAVDFDGTGHVDLRSSPVDAIGSVANYLKQHGWETDRPVVWQITPDTGSLGIAQAAADGQPEPHWALSQLLRAGMTLNEPTVNITTEAGTPVTVVDLPSPGRATEYMIGLKNFYVLTRYNRSFFYALTVYQLGEAVKAQMEASGALKPADAEAQSQ encoded by the coding sequence ATGAATTCCAGCAAGCCTGCCGCTCTTCTCCCCGCGCTGTTCCGTGTTCGCGTCGCGCTCGTTGCCGCCGCCGTCGCCGCCACCCTCGGCGCCGCGCCTGCCGGCGCGCAGACGCAGCCTGCGAAGTCGGCCGGCACGCTCGTCGCACAGGCCCAGCCCCAACAGCCGGCGCCGCAAGGCCAGACCTTTGAAGAGGAAATCGTTCCGCAGCGTTACGCGAACAACGCGAAGGTCGATGCGTTCATTGACGAAATGGTCAGCCGCAACGGCTTCGACTCCGCGAGCCTGCATGCGCTGTTCTCGCGCATCAGCTATTCGGCGACGGCCGTCAAGCTCGTGAAGCCCGCCCCGTCGCCAACGGTCAAGAACTGGCGCGTCTATCGCTCGCGCTTCATCGAGCCGATCCGCATCAACGCGGGCGTAAAGTTCTGGAAGGCGAACCAGGCGACGCTGCAGCGCGCATCCGAGGAATTCGGCGTGCCGCCCGAGGTGATCGTCGGCATCATCGGTGTCGAGACGATCTATGGCCGCTACATGGGCAATTTCCGCGTGCTCGACGCGCTGACGACGCTCACGTTCGACTATCCGAACACGCCGAATCGCGACAGTCGCCAGGCAACGTTCCGCAAGAACCTCGAGGATTTCCTGGTCTGGACCCGCGACAACCAGCTCGACCCGACCACCGTGCTCGGCTCGTATACGGGTGCAATCGGGATCCCGCAATTCCTGCCGAGCAGCATCCGCGAATATGCGGTCGACTTCGACGGCACGGGCCATGTCGATCTGCGCAGCAGCCCTGTCGACGCGATCGGCAGCGTCGCAAACTACCTGAAGCAGCACGGCTGGGAAACCGACCGCCCGGTAGTCTGGCAAATCACGCCCGATACGGGCAGCCTGGGAATCGCACAGGCCGCCGCCGACGGCCAGCCCGAGCCGCACTGGGCACTGTCGCAACTGCTGCGCGCGGGCATGACGCTGAACGAGCCGACGGTCAACATCACCACCGAAGCCGGCACGCCCGTGACCGTGGTCGACCTGCCGTCGCCGGGGCGCGCGACCGAATACATGATCGGGCTCAAGAATTTCTATGTGCTGACACGCTACAACCGCAGCTTCTTCTACGCACTCACCGTGTACCAGCTCGGCGAGGCCGTGAAGGCGCAGATGGAAGCGAGCGGCGCGCTGAAGCCGGCCGACGCCGAAGCGCAGTCGCAGTAA